The following coding sequences are from one Delphinus delphis chromosome 17, mDelDel1.2, whole genome shotgun sequence window:
- the CFAP418 gene encoding cilia- and flagella-associated protein 418 isoform X2: protein MAKDLDELLDEVESKFCRPDPLRLGMVERPRGGGGGGGILSNDRNRAEAEENLRSTETFKNEHDLDSLINEIFEEPNFDKKCFKLKSKSSGNTSVRAYIQGPGKSCSPVYLGGSAVPCGVGTNTSQRACDHLRCIACDFWVVSCDDYGWDKSCDYLFFRNNMPEFHKLKTKLVKKKGTRAYACQCSWRTIEELTDLQTDHHLRWVCGKH from the exons ATGGCGAAGGACCTGGACGAGCTCTTGGATGAGGTCGAGTCCAAGTTTTGCAGACCAGACCCACTGAGACTGGGTATGGTCGAACGGCCCAGAGGCGGAGGCGGTGGCGGTGGCATCCTCAGCAACGACCGGAACCGAGCCGAGGCGGAAGAGAATCTCAG atcaacagaaacatttaaaaacgAACATGATCTTGACAGTCTTATTAACGAAATATTTGAAGAGCCCAACTTTGACAAAAAATGCTTT aaattaaaatctaaatctTCAGGTAACACATCTGTCAGAGCTTACATTCAAGGCCCTGGTAAGAG CTGCAGCCCAGTATACCTTGGTGGAAGCGCTGTTCCATGTGGGGTTGGGACAAATACTTCACAGAG AGCATGTGACCATCTGCGTTGTATAGCCTGTGATTTCTGGGTAGTAAGCTGCGATGACTATGGGTGGGACAAATCATGTGATTACCTGTTTTTCAG GAACAATATGCCAGAAttccacaaattaaaaacaaagttggtaaagaagaaaggaacacgGGCATACGCCTGCCAGTGCAGCTGGAGAACCATTGAAGAGCTGACGGACCTTCAGACGGATCATCACCTTCGCTGGGTTTGCGGTAAACACTGA
- the CFAP418 gene encoding cilia- and flagella-associated protein 418 isoform X1 → MAKDLDELLDEVESKFCRPDPLRLGMVERPRGGGGGGGILSNDRNRAEAEENLRSTETFKNEHDLDSLINEIFEEPNFDKKCFKLKSKSSGNTSVRAYIQGPGKSCSPVYLGGSAVPCGVGTNTSQRKKFWFQNGKWIGSWRDKTGENTGRPVNRQACDHLRCIACDFWVVSCDDYGWDKSCDYLFFRNNMPEFHKLKTKLVKKKGTRAYACQCSWRTIEELTDLQTDHHLRWVCGKH, encoded by the exons ATGGCGAAGGACCTGGACGAGCTCTTGGATGAGGTCGAGTCCAAGTTTTGCAGACCAGACCCACTGAGACTGGGTATGGTCGAACGGCCCAGAGGCGGAGGCGGTGGCGGTGGCATCCTCAGCAACGACCGGAACCGAGCCGAGGCGGAAGAGAATCTCAG atcaacagaaacatttaaaaacgAACATGATCTTGACAGTCTTATTAACGAAATATTTGAAGAGCCCAACTTTGACAAAAAATGCTTT aaattaaaatctaaatctTCAGGTAACACATCTGTCAGAGCTTACATTCAAGGCCCTGGTAAGAG CTGCAGCCCAGTATACCTTGGTGGAAGCGCTGTTCCATGTGGGGTTGGGACAAATACTTCACAGAG AAAGAAGTTTTGGTTCCAGAATGGAAAATGGATTGGAAGTTGGAGGGACAAGACAGGAGAGAACACAGGGAGACCCGTCAACAGGCA AGCATGTGACCATCTGCGTTGTATAGCCTGTGATTTCTGGGTAGTAAGCTGCGATGACTATGGGTGGGACAAATCATGTGATTACCTGTTTTTCAG GAACAATATGCCAGAAttccacaaattaaaaacaaagttggtaaagaagaaaggaacacgGGCATACGCCTGCCAGTGCAGCTGGAGAACCATTGAAGAGCTGACGGACCTTCAGACGGATCATCACCTTCGCTGGGTTTGCGGTAAACACTGA